TCATAGGAGAAACGCAACAAGCTATTCCATAATCATCACCAAATTCAGGCCTCATCAAATCATCATTTTCATATTGAATTGCTGAAGTTTTTATAGAAACCTCTGCACAAAATTTCTTCCAATTTTCAGGTAATTTTTCTGCCCATAAAACTGTTAAATTAGGTTCTGGAGCTGGTCCTAAATTATATAATGTATTTAAATATCTAAATGAATTTTTTGTTACTAGAGTTCTTCCATCTGATCCCATTCCACCAATAGATTCTGTTACCCAAGTTGGATCTCCAGAGAATAATTCATTATATTCAGGAGCTCTTAAAAATCTAATAATTCTTAATTTAATTATAAATTGATCTATCAATTCTTGAGCTTCTTCTTCTGTTATAATTCCATTTTTTAAATCTCTTTCTATATAAATATCTAAGAAAGTTGATGTTCTACCAAGAGATGTAGCTGCCCCATCTTGATCTTTTGTAACTGCTAGATATCCAAAATATACAAATTGAACTGCTTCTTTTGCATTTTTAGCTGGTTTAGTTACATCATAACCATAAGATGCACACATTTTCACAAAATCTTTCATGGCTGTAATTTGATCTGAAATTTCCTCTCTTCTTCTTATAGTTTCATCATCTAATTCTGCTATTTCTAAAACTTTCATCTGAGATTTCTTATCTTCGATTAATCTATCCATTCCATAAAGAGCTACTCTTCTATAATCTCCTATTATTCTTCCTCTTCCATAAGCATCAGGTAAACCTGTTATTATCCCCACGCTTCTACAAGCTTTCATTTCATCTGTATAAACTGAGAAAACTCCTTCATTATGAGATTTTCTATATTTTGTGAAAACTTCTTCTACAAAAGGATCCATTTCATATCCATAAGCTTTTAAAGATTTCTCAACAACTCTAAGTCCACCTTTAGGATATATTCCTCTTTTTAAAGGTTCATCTGTTTGAATTCCTACTATAACTTCAGAATCTTTTTCTATGTATCCTGGTTCATAGGCTGTTATTGATTGAGGTTTTTTAGTTTCTGCGTCATATACTCCAGTTTTACTTTCTTCTTTCAATAATTCTGATAACTTATCCCAAACTTTTTTAGTTTTATCTGAACTATCTTTTAAAAAAGCTGAATCTCCTTCATAAGGATTATAATTGCTTTGAATAAAGCTTCTTACATCTATTTCTCCTTGCCAACGTGCTTTTTTAAAACCTTCCCATGCTTTGTTTGTCATTAACGCCTCCTTAAAATATTATGAATTTTTTATAATAAAAAATCGATCCCCTGGACTCTTATATTTTGCCCAGACGGTCGACTAATCTCAAACTATATTCCTTGTGGTCATTTCCACTTATCCGTCAGTTATATAGCTGTTTATTTCTTTCTACCCTTGCATAGATACTACTATAATTTCTTATCCTTGTCAATAATTTTATAAAAATATTTTTTTCAAATATCTAGCTTCACTATCCTCATCAGAAGTTCCAATTACTTCATTATTCGGCAAAGCTTCTTTAAGTTTTTTGCTAGCATTACCCATAATTAAACCTTTTCCAACAAGTTCTAACATCTCTTTATCATTAAGCCCATCCCCAAAAGCAATCGTCTCTTCTAAAGAAATTCCTTCTCTTCTCAAAATTTCAGAAATAGCTTTTCCTTTTGATACTCCTTTTCCCATAATTTCAAGGCAAATATCTAAAGAAGCTGTAATATTAATGTTTTTAGATATATTCTTATCTTTTTTTAATTTTTCTTCCAACTTATCTAAAACTCTACTATCCCTACATATATATGCAAACTTTGATATATTATCTGTGCTTATTTTTTTTAATTCTACTATATTTGGAGTAAATCCTGATTCTTTATGATACTTATTTACTTCTGGAACATCCATATTTACATACCATTTATCAAAAGTATATACATTTTGCATTATCTCATCTTCTAAATCTAAATTTAAAAAATACTCTGCATAATCTTTAGGTATTGTATCATTTATGATGGGCTTATTCTTATAATCATGAACAACTGATCCATTAGCTGATACTAAAAAAGAATCTGCTCCTAATTGTTTTTTAAAACACATTGCATCTTTATGATGTCTACCTGTAGCAATTATAAATTTAATTCCTTTTTTTATAATTCTACCAATTATTTCTTTACTATAATCTGAAATCTCATGCTTTGAATTTAGTAAAGTTCCATCTAAATCAGAAATTACTGCCTTATACATAACTATCCCCTCACTATTTTCTGTTCTTTTTATTCTTTCTTATTTTATAAATAAACCAAATTATTATCCCTATACTTATTGGCGCCATAACCAAATTAGCAATTATTGCATACTTTATCATTAATAACCACCCCTTTATAATTTTTTACTCCCTCTTAAGTATATCATACATTTACAAAAATATAAAATCTGAAAATTTTATATTGACATATTTTTTTATTTTTGTTATACTTTATGGGTAACAAATTAATGTTGGGATGTCGCCAAGCGGTAAGGCAACGGACTTTGACTCCGTTATGCGTTGGTTCGAATCCAGCCATCCCAGCCATTTATAGAAATTTAAAACCACTAGAATTAGTGGTTTTTTTTTACTTAAATATAAAAAAGAGGAAAAATTATTATTAATTTTTCCTCTTGAAAATTTATCATTAATCATCAATATAATTATCAAAGTATCCTTGAATTAAAACAATAGGAGTTCCTTTATCTCCACTTCCTGTGGTTAAATCACATAAAGATCCAATTAAATCAGTTAATCTTCTAGGTGTTGTTCCTTGAGTTATCATCTTACCTTTTAAATCTTTTTCTTTAGACTTTATGGCTTCCTTGATTGCCTTTTGCAAATCTTCACCTTTTAAATTAGATAAATCATTATCTGCTAAATATTTTAATTTTATTTCATTAGGTTTTCCTTCTAATCCATCTGTATAACCTGGAGATACTACTGGATCAGCAAGTTCCCATATTTTACCTATAGGATCTTTAAAAGCTCCATCTCCAAATATCATAACCTCTATATGCTTTCCTGTTTTTTCTAATAAATCTTTTTGAATTTTATTTACTATTGTTCTGCAATCACGAGGAAATAATTTAACAGTGTAATCAGTAGCCTTGTTTGTTCCTAACAAACCATAATTTTCATTATATCCAGAACCATTTATAGATTTTTTAAGAATATCATCTAATCCATAAACTATCTTAGCTCCTGCTTTTCTTAATAATTTTTTAGTCCTTAACCTAGTATGTATATCACAATTTAAAACATAATCAGTGTATTTTAAAATAGAAATGGGATTGTTAGCAAATATTACTTCAACTTCTGTCCCTTCTTCTTTAATAATTGAAGAATAGTAAT
This DNA window, taken from Fusobacterium sp. JB019, encodes the following:
- the pflB gene encoding formate C-acetyltransferase, with the protein product MTNKAWEGFKKARWQGEIDVRSFIQSNYNPYEGDSAFLKDSSDKTKKVWDKLSELLKEESKTGVYDAETKKPQSITAYEPGYIEKDSEVIVGIQTDEPLKRGIYPKGGLRVVEKSLKAYGYEMDPFVEEVFTKYRKSHNEGVFSVYTDEMKACRSVGIITGLPDAYGRGRIIGDYRRVALYGMDRLIEDKKSQMKVLEIAELDDETIRRREEISDQITAMKDFVKMCASYGYDVTKPAKNAKEAVQFVYFGYLAVTKDQDGAATSLGRTSTFLDIYIERDLKNGIITEEEAQELIDQFIIKLRIIRFLRAPEYNELFSGDPTWVTESIGGMGSDGRTLVTKNSFRYLNTLYNLGPAPEPNLTVLWAEKLPENWKKFCAEVSIKTSAIQYENDDLMRPEFGDDYGIACCVSPMKIGKGMEFFGARANLAKALLYALNGGRDEKNGKQVSPRFEAVKGDYLDFDDVMMRFDRVMEWLSGVYVNALKIIHYMHDKYAYEAFAMGLHDLNIERTQATGIAGLSIVADSLAAIRDCKVKVIRDETGLIIGFEREGDYIPYGNNNDESDQLAIMVMEKFMNHLRSHETYRNSKPTQSMLTITSNVVYGKKTGNTPDGRKAGTPFAPGANPMNGRDTNGALASLLSVAKLPFHNSEDGISYTFAVAPGALGKEEEGRINNLVGLLDGYFTPEGGHHLNVNVFNRELLEDAMEHPEKYPQLTIRVSGYAVNFNKLTREQQLDVLSRTINTRI
- a CDS encoding Cof-type HAD-IIB family hydrolase, translated to MYKAVISDLDGTLLNSKHEISDYSKEIIGRIIKKGIKFIIATGRHHKDAMCFKKQLGADSFLVSANGSVVHDYKNKPIINDTIPKDYAEYFLNLDLEDEIMQNVYTFDKWYVNMDVPEVNKYHKESGFTPNIVELKKISTDNISKFAYICRDSRVLDKLEEKLKKDKNISKNINITASLDICLEIMGKGVSKGKAISEILRREGISLEETIAFGDGLNDKEMLELVGKGLIMGNASKKLKEALPNNEVIGTSDEDSEARYLKKIFL
- a CDS encoding coenzyme F420-0:L-glutamate ligase, which codes for MGRLVGTISRGLRAPIIHQGDDISKFVVNSVMKAVKNDNIQLKDRDIVAITESIVARAQGNYASIDNIAQDVEAKYGDKTIGVIFPILSRNRFSVCLKGIARKAKKIVLMFSYPSDEVGNHFVDYDLLDEKGVNPWSDVLTEKEFTNKFGKPFHIFTGVNYIDYYSSIIKEEGTEVEVIFANNPISILKYTDYVLNCDIHTRLRTKKLLRKAGAKIVYGLDDILKKSINGSGYNENYGLLGTNKATDYTVKLFPRDCRTIVNKIQKDLLEKTGKHIEVMIFGDGAFKDPIGKIWELADPVVSPGYTDGLEGKPNEIKLKYLADNDLSNLKGEDLQKAIKEAIKSKEKDLKGKMITQGTTPRRLTDLIGSLCDLTTGSGDKGTPIVLIQGYFDNYIDD